The DNA segment AATAAGACCCGAAAGCTCATAGGCTCTGCGTTTCAATATTTGATGATAGGTATAAGCGAAAATAGCAACAAATATCCCCGATGCGGTAGCTACCAAAGCATCCGATACCCCTGAAGCTATGATACTCATTGTCCCATTTGTTCCACCGATGTGCTTGAAAGTATCCAAAATAGATACTACAGTACCAAAAAGTCCAATAAACGGTGTCGTAGATGCTACTACAGAAAGAAACATCAGCCCTTTGGTTGCTTCTTTGGTTGCCGCATAGGAAGCCATATCAAATAATGAAGAAGAAAAATGCGAAGATGATGCAACGAAATGTTTTAAATAGGCATAATCAGGGATCTTTTGCGAACCTAATAACAGTGATTCAAGCGATTTATTTTCGGTGCTGATCCACTGGTTAAGAGAAAAAAAGCGGTAAAAAAAGATCCAATTAACGGAGATAAAATAAAGAGAAAGCACCAGTAACACAAAGAGTGTTACCGAGTTACTTTTATCGTAAAAAGATGCAAATGTCTGAAACATCGTTTAGACTAAGTTGTGTGCCGCAGATTCGATACGTGCTGAAACGGTGGCAAACATAACGTTTGAATCGGTAATGCTGTTGATAAGTGATTTCGCCTCATCAAGAGCTTTAGCGATATCCCCTTCACTCTCACCACGAATTGCAACTGCACCGTCAACCAATACAACCACTTTATTATCAGTGATTTGGACGACACCCCAGTTTACAACAATCGATTCAGTTTTACCGTTCTCTTTTTGAATGTCAACTACTCCGGCTTGGAGCAATGTAGTCAAAGAGACGTGTTCAGGGAGAACACCAAATTCTCCCTCTTCACCCGGAAGGGTGACGCTTTTAGCAGGACCGTTGAAAATCGACCCGCTTGGCGTTAGCACTTCTAATTGGAGTGTTTCCATAGTGTTTCCTTTAAGGCGAGAAGCAATTACTTGCTTTTCATTTTAGCAGCTTTCTCAATCGCCTCATTCATATCACCGACCATGTAGAAGGCACCTTCTGGCATATGGTCGTAATCACCTTCAAGAATTCCTTTGAACCCTTTGATGGTGTTTTCAAGAGAAACGTATTTTCCCGGAGAACCGGTAAATACTTCTGCAACGAAGAACGGTTGAGAAAGGAATTTCTCAATTTTACGTGCACGTTCAACAACAGATTTGTCATCTTCAGAAAGCTCATCCATACCGAGAATCGCAATGATATCTTGCAAATCTTTGTATTTTTGAAGTGTTTTTTGGACACCGCGTGCTACATTATAATGCTCTTCACCGATGATTTGCGGATCAAGCAAGCGTGATGTTGAATCCAATGGATCAACCGCAGGATAGATCCCTTTTTCAGCGATTTTACGGTTAAGAACCGTTGTCGCATCCAAGTGGGCAAAAACCGAAGCAGGAGCCGGGTCAGTCAAGTCATCCGCAGGTACGTATACCGCTTGAACCGAAGTGATCGAACCTTTTTTGGTTGATGTAATACGGTCTTGGAGAGCACCCATCTCACGAGCCAATGTCGGTTGGTAACCAACGGCTGACGGGATACGTCCTAGAAGTGCTGACATTTCAGATCCTGATTGTGCGAAACGGAAGATGTTATCGATAAACATCAATACGTCAAGCCCTTTCTCATCACGGAAATATTCCGCCATGGTAAGACCTGTAAGAGCGATACGGTTACGTGCTCCCGGTGGTTCAGACATTTGACCATAGCACAGTGCTACTTTGTCCAAAACGCTTGATTCTTTCATCTCATGGTAAAGGTCATTTCCTTCACGAGTACGCTCACCGACACCGGCGAAAACAGAAAGACCGTCATGTCCGTGTGCAACGTTGTGAATAAGTTCCATGATAATAACGGTTTTACCGACACCGGCACCACCGAATAAACCGACTTTACCACCTTTTGCATATGGAGCCAAAAGGTCAACAACTTTGATACCGGTTTCAAACATCTCTGTTTTTGTACTTTGATCAACAAGAGGTGGAGGATCACGGTGGATAGACCATGTATCACAATCAGTCACTTGATCGCCGCCATCGATAGTTTCACCGATAACATTGAAGATACGTCCGAGAACTTTTTCACCAACCGGAACTTTAATCGGAGCGCCTGTAGCTGTCGCGTTCATACCGCGAACAAGCCCTTCAGACATATCCATAGCGATCGTACGTACACGACCGTTTCCAAGGTGAGATGCTACTTCAAGAACAAGACGAGTCGTATTCCCTTCTACACTTACATTTACTTCGATTGCTTCATTGATTGTCGGAAGGTAACCTTCGAAATCAACGTCAACAACCGGACCAATTACTTGAGCAATTTTACCAATCATTCTTTCCTCCATAATTATTTCATCGACTCGACGCCGCTGATAATCTCGATAAGTTCGGTTGTAATCGATTCTTGTCGCGCTTTGTTAAACTTGACTTTCAACGAGTTAACCATCTCTTTCGCATTGTTAGTTGCCGCATCCATTGCTTGCATACGCGCACTGTGCTCTGCTGCCAATGAATCAATTAACGCATAATACATATTGTACTCAGCGTATTTAGTAACCAATGAATCGAGCATTTTCTCTTCATCTTGTGCTTCGAGTTCAAGCATAGTCTCATTTGATTTTTCACAATCATAATCGTCTACATTGACCGGAAGAACTCGGTTCACATGCAACTCTTGGGTAATAACGTTTTTATATCCGTTGTATACAAGATACACGGCATCGATTTTACCCTCTTTGAAATCTTCAATCGATCGTGTCATAAATTCGCTAGAACGTTGCATATCCGGAGCAGAACTGAGATTTTTGACTTCATCAAGCATTTCTACTTGGTTATAGCTAAAAAACTCAATCCCTTTTTTCCCGATACCGCGAAGGCGGATTTTGACATTTTTATTTTTGTATCCGGTCATAAGACGTTTAACCGCTTTGATGGTTTGCATGTTGAAACCACCGCATAGACCTTTGTCGGCAGTTACAAAAATAATATCAATTGTTTCAGGAGCATCATTTTCAATAAAACAGCGATTTTCAATCCCGCCGATTTTATTGCATTTGATACGACCTGCGATTTCAGCTATCACTTGATTCGTTTTTTGTGCAAACAGACGTGAGCGCTTTGCAAGCTCTTCCGCACGGCGAAGTTTTGCCGTAGAGACAAGCTTCATTGCACGTGTAGTTTTTTGCGTATTGGAAACGCTCTTAATCTGTCGTTGAATCTCTTTCAAGTTAGCCATAAAGATCCTTATTCAGCAACGAAAGTAGATTTAAACTCTTCGAGTGCTTTTTTCATCGTTGCCATCGTTTCATCATCAATTTTAGATGTTTTAGCAATGCTTTCGAAAATTTGAGGATAAGATGCTTCTACGAACGGATAAAGATCCGCTTCAAATCTAACAACGTTAGAAGCAGACATATCATCGAGGAAACCTTCGTTACCTGCGAAAATAATCAATGATTGTTTCTCAGCTGAAAGTGGAGAATACGGAGGTTGTTTCAACACTTCCACCATACGTTGTCCACGCTCAAGTTGTTTACGGCTTACTTCGTCCAAATCAGAAGCAAACTGTGCAAACGCTTGTAGTTCACGGTATTGAGCAAGGTCAAGACGCAATGTTCCGGCAACTTGTTTCGTTGCTTTGATTTGCGCAGCACCACCGACACGTGATACAGAAAGACCTACGTTGATCGCAGGACGGATACCTGAGTTGAACAAATCAGTTTCTAAGAAAATTTGACCGTCAGTGATCGAAATAACGTTAGTCGGGATATACGCCGCAACGTCACCCGCTTGAGTTTCGATAATTGGAAGAGCAGTCAAAGAGCCAGCACCCAATTCATCATTCAATTTAGCTGCACGCTCTAATAAACGGGAGTGTAGATAAAAAACGTCACCCGGATATGCTTCACGGCCCGGAGGGCGGCGTAGGATCAATGACATTTCACGGTATGCTACCGCATGTTTTGAGAGGTCATCATAAATGATCAAACCATGTTGTGCATTGTCACGGAAATATTCACCCATTGTTACACCCGTGTACGGTGCAAGGAATTGAAGTGCTGCCGCTTCAGAAGCCGGTGAGGAAACGATGATTGTATAATCCATTGCACCAGCTTCTTCAAGACGACGAACAACTTGAGCAACGGTTGATTCTTTTTGTCCGATAGCAACATAAACACAAAGAACGCCATTACCTTTTTGGTTGATGATAGTGTCTAGAGCAACCGTGGTTTTACCTGTTTGACGGTCACCGATGATCAACTCACGTTGTCCGCGTCCGATCGGAACAAGTGCGTCAATCGCTTTAATACCGGTTGCCATTGGTTCATGAACCGATTTACGGGCCATAATACCAGGAGCTTTCTCTTCTACGAAACGCATTTCTGTAGTTTCAATTGGTCCTTTTCCGTCGATCGGCTCACCAAGAGCATTCACAACACGACCGAGAAGAGCTTTACCTACAGGAACGCGTAAAAGACGACCAAGACGTTTTACGCTCATCCCTTCACGAAGTTCTTTCCCTTTACCGAGAATAACAACACCGACGCTGCTCTCTTCAAGGTTCATTACAAGACCGCGTGTGCCGTCTTCAAATTCAACCATTTCTCCGGCCATAACGTTGTTCAAGCCATAAACTTGAGCGATTCCGTCTCCGTATGAGATGATTTTACCGGTTTCATTAATGTCTACATTAAGTTCGAAATTCTCAATTCGTTCTTTAATGATTGAACTGATTTCGTCTGCTTGTACTTTTGCTACCACTATTTCTCCTTTCCCGAGGGTTAAATTGCTTTTAAAATGTGCTCAACAAGTTGAGCATTGAGGCGGCTTTTTGAAAAATTGATCTCAACGTTCAAATCATCAACTTCAACGCGGATACCGTCAAAATCTGATGCAACGTAATCTAATGTGATTGTAGTACCTGTTTTAGTACCTAAATCACGAGCGATCAAATCGACTGAAGCTTGATCAACAACGCTATTGCTGTAGATACGCCCTTTATACATTCGTTTTGAACTTGCAATCGAGCGTTTTAACTCTGACGCAAGAACAGGAATCAAGAGTAAACGACCGTTTTCTGCTAATAATTTAACAAGGTTGTTTACCATTGAACTGTTTGCAGGAGCGACCATATCCAAAATTAATTGGCATTTAGCATTCGCATTTACATCACTGCTATTTAAAATAGCAATGAATTTGTGATCATCATAGGCAACGGCAACACTACTGAGTAATGCTGATAAATTTTCCAATGATTCCGCGTCACAGCTTTCCATTAAAGGTTTGATGTAACGTTTTGCAATGAGTTCATACTGCATTTATGCCACCTTCTTTTTCAAGATTTCGGTCATAGCTTCTTTACCCAAAGCTTCATTACTGCGATTCATAACATCACTCATAAGCTCACTTACGACTTCACGAACCATTTTTCGTTTATCAAGTTCCATCAATGCACTATTTTGCTTTGCAATAACCTCTAAGTCTTGCTCACATTGTGCCAAAATTTTGTCAGACAAAATTTTGTTTTCTTTTTTACTTGACTCTGCTAATTCGCTCGCGAATCGTTCCGCTTCTTCGACTTTGTGTTCTGCCGCCTCTTTGAGACGTTTTGACTCTCGAAGACGCTCTTGAACTTTTTCTAGCTCATCGGCAATCCCCGAACTTCTACCGCTAAAATAGTTTTTAAGCGGCTCTGCCAAAACGTAAAACAAAATTCCGGCAAAAATCAGGAAGTTGATCGTTCGCTGAACGATATCCGTAGAGCCCTCACCAGCCGCATCTGAACCAAATAGATATGCGCTGAGAAGTAATACTGTAACGATTATTTTACCCATTGCATACCTCACATCTGACTTAGTTTTGCTGATACAGCAGATTCGAATGCAGGAACTTCATTTTGAAGTGTTGCAATCAACTGTGTGCGCTCTTGCGATAAATCGCTTTCGAACTTCGTGTACTCAAGTGCTAATTCAGCACGTTTTGTCTCTATTTTGCTATTTGCCAGCGCTTTGGCCTCAGCAATAACTTTTTCTCTTAATGCCGCTGCTTCCAGTTTAGCATCACTCATAATCTTTTCTGCTTTGGCATGAAATGCAGCGATTTCGGAATCGTTGTTACCAACTTGCTCCAAATCTTTTTTAATATCTGCATCCCGTTTTTCCATATAGCTGAAAAGAGGTTTGTAAAGCAAACTGTTTAGTAGGGCAATAAGGACAAGGAAGACAATCAGTGTGCTGCCAAGCAGCATCGGACTTATATCTAACATACCACCTCCTAAAAGTTGCGTGATTATACAACTTATAAATTGAAGGGACAGTTAAACGTCAAAAGATATTAAGAAAGTAGGTCTAAAAATGATTCAATTTGATCATTATCTTCAAATTCAATGGTCATTTTGTAACCTTTTGTGCTACATTTATAACCAAGCATCTGTAAATGTTTTTTTACTGAAGTAAAATTCAGCCCTTCAGCAGTATGTGAATCTTGTGAAGTTGGAGAAGGGAGTTTAATTTTTTTTACCATACTTTCCACATCCCGAACACTCAATTTTTGACCGATAATGGAATCGATCATCATCGTTTGCTCGTTTGGTTCCAAACCAATAATGACTTTTGCATGTCCGGCAGTAATTTTTCCCTCTACTAATGCTTTACGTCCTTTTTCACTCAACTGCAATAGACGTAAGGTATTCGTTATTTGAGTACGGCTTTTGTGCACGGTTTGGGAAAGCTGCTCGTGGGTTAACTCATGTATATCGATCAATTCTTGATACGCTTGTGCCAAATCAATAGCATTCAGTTCATCACGTTGGATATTTTCAATCAATGCCTGCTGACGCATCTGTTCATCACTGACATTAACAACAATTGCTTTAATCGTTTTATTTTTGGCAAGCTTACTCGCACGCAAACGGCGTTCACCAGCTATCAAGATAAAACCGTCTAAATCTTCTTTGATAACGATAGGCTGCAACAATCCGTGTGTTTTAATTGATTCGGCAAGCTCTGCCAAAGATTCAGGATCAAAATGTTTACGAGGTTGATAAGGATTTGGACGTATTTTACTTAAAGAAATCTCTTCTACTCCGCCTCTTTTTGGAAGTTCATTATCATATGCTTCTTCGATTTCACTTAGAAGTGCGCCTAGCCCTCTTCCCAATGCTGATGCTTTCGCCATATTTTTCCTTTAGGCGATAATGGCATGTGCCAAATCTTGGTACGCCATAGATCCGCTCGATTTGACATCATACAAAATTGCCGGCTTTCCAAAACTCGGGGATTCAGCTAGTTTGACATTTCGTGGAATAACGATAAATTCATCACTTCCGCCCGATTTAAAAAGCTTAGCCTGAAAATGCTGTCGTAGATCGGCAAAGACCTGACGGGAAAGGTTATTTTGAGCACTGTACATTGTCGGTAAAAAACCTTTAATAGTCAGCTTTGGATTAATCGTCTTACGAACCAATTTAACGGTGTTCAAAAGCTGCGCCAATCCTTCAAGTGCAAAAAACTCACATTGGATTGGAATAATGACGGAGTTCGATGCCGAAAGTGCATTGATTGTCATTGGCCCAAGTGCCGGTGGTGAATCGATAATAACATAATCGTATTCGTCTTTGACTTGAGCAATGGCACGTTTCAAAATCAGTTCACGCCCTTTTGCATTGTCCGCATCATAATATTCTTTTTCAACTCCGACCAAACCGATATTCGAAGGGGCGATGAACAGTTTCGGCAATGCCGTCTTTAAAATAATTTCACGAAGTTTTTTTGCACCGATAAGTACATGATAGATATTAAACTCATAATTGTTGCGATGATACCCTAATGAGGTCGTTGCGTTTGCTTGCGGATCGGCATCGATCAGTAATACTCTTTTTTCAGCAACGGCTAGGGATGCGGCTAAGTTAACGGCGGTCGTGGTTTTACCCACTCCCCCTTTTTGATTGGCAATAACAATAACTTCACTCATCGTAAACTAAATATCCTTTGGCCATCACATTCTAACGATCCGTCTTCTAATAAAACGGCCCGTTCCAATGCAACTTTTTCATTATTGTTGTGGGTAAAAAAATCTCTACTGTTTTCAAATTCTATCTGGTAATTACTAAAAATCTGCTTCCACGATGGTAAATTTATAAACAACTCACTATAAGCTTTTGTTAAATCATATGCACTGATCGCAATATCTATTTTTCCAAAATCTTCTGGGGCTTCCATCAGATTAATACCAATGCCGCATACAAGTGTATCCCCAATCAAATTGGTGATCACTCCACCGATTTTTTTATTTCCCAAATAAAAATCATTGGGCCATTTAAGCCATACCTTTGAACCAAACGAGTGCAAAAGTTCTTTCATCAAAAAAGCCATATAAATTGATGAAGACTCCAATCTCAAATCTGTAGGAAGGGATGCACGAGGCAGGGCTACAGATATAAAAAGGTTTCCTGTGGCACTGATCCAACTATTGCCTCGAGAACCTTTCCCTATTGTTTGCGATGATGCACCTACACATACCGGGGCAGATAATCGTGCAGCTTTAAGTTCTTCCAAAAGAAAGCTTTGAGTCGATTCAAGCGACTCAAACCAATGGATTTCCACACCCTATCCGTTTTCCGTTGAGATAATCAACGACTGAGGTCTCTTGTTTTGAAGGAGCTTGAACTTTAATAATGCGCAATGAACCTTTGCCGCATTGAACGACGATACTCTCTTTATCCATAGAAAGTATCATTCCAGCCGTACCGCTGCTGAGTTCCTCTTCGAGTTTCATTGCTTTGATTTTTAACCCTGAATCGATAAATATACCCGGCCACGGCGTGAATGCACGATAGCGGTTATAGATTTCGCGTGCATCGGAAAAATCGATCAAACCGTCAGATTTAAGAATCTTCTTGCAATGCGTCGCGTCGTCATCATTTTGCTTTACCGCACTTTTTCGATTCCAGTTGCGGATTACATCAAGAGTCAAATCCACTGCAGTATCGGTCAAACGTTTATACAGCGATTCCACCATCTCATCCGCACCGATGCTAACGGTTTCAATCTTGATAATATCTCCCGTATCAAGTCCTTCATCCATCCACATCGCTGTTACACCGCTTATTGGGTCGTTGTTCAATAAACTTTGCTGAATCGGACTGGCACCTCGGTATTGAGGGAGAATGGAAGCGTGTAAATTGACACAAGGGGCATGATCTAAAATCGCTTTCGGCAAAATCTGTCCGTAAGCCGCGACAATAATCATATCGCAAGGAATCGTCAAGAGTTCCTTGACTACCGCTTCGTCTCGTAATCGATTCGGCTGAATGACACGAAGATTTGCCTTTTCCGCCAACACTTTGACTATAGGCGGTGTCAAAATTCCTTTACGGCCCACCGGTTTATCCGGCTGAGTATAGACGGCTACAATCTCAATATCATCTGCCTGGATCAGAGCCTCTAAAATGGTTCCCGCATATTCGGGTGTTCCCATAAAAATAATACGGGTCAATTAAAGTTCCTCTTGGGCTTTAAACAAACTGCCGCCAAGATGTTCGCCGGCTATCAAAAAACTGCGTGCATCGCTAAGATCAAATCCGCTTGCTAAAAACATTGCACCGCCGCGTTTGAGAAGAAAATCAGCTGCTTTGAGTTTAGTAACAATGCCGCCTGTTGCAAAATTGTGATTAGGAGTAACTTCCATTAAAAGTTCTTCAGGAGTAATGCTTTCTATTCGTGTTCTTACCATTGCATCCTCATACGTACGAGGATCTTTGTCGTAATAGGCGTCGATATCTGATAATATAACCAATAAATCCGCCCCAAAATGATAAGCGGCATATGCAGATAGCTGATCATTATCACCTAAAACAAGTTCTTCTGTTGCAGTTGCATCGTTTTCATTAATAATAGGAATTACATTATGTTTAAGGAGCGTTTCAATCGTATCTTTAGCTTTTTGAGACTGCTCATCCGTATTAAAGTTGGCTGCTGTTACCAATACTTGGGAAGGGAGAATATTATGGTGTTCAAACATCTTTCGATATTTGTTCATCAATATCGGCTGACCGATAGAAGCAAGGGCTTGCTTGTTCGCTAAAATTTTTTTATCAAGTTTGAGTTCTGTATACCCTGCAGCGACTGCACCGGAAGAGACAAGGATCACTTCATAGCTCTTTTTGAGCTCGGCAATAAAATCGACCAGATTTTGCATGCGGTCTTTTGCAATACGGTTCTGTTCGCTTAAAACAGCACTTCCGACTTTAACGACGATCCGCTTCATTTGCGCTCCGTTACGACCATTTGATAAAGTGCATACGTTAAAGGTTTGATATTGAGATTGATCGCCGAAGAGATCGGAGCGATAAATGCCGGTTTTGTACGATCATAAAACGCTTTATCAAAATCTTCTTGTTCATAAACCGGATACTCTTCACTAAAAGCAAAACGACTTTTGGTTACCGGAGCCAGATTAACCAATTTCAAAAAGGCATTGGTTTTTTCAATCGCCTCTTCGGGGCTCATCGCATCGGCACGGGTCAATGCAATTGCAAAATTACGTTCTGCCAATAAGGGTGAGAATTTTTCGAGTTCTTGCTTTAGCGTTTCGTACTGATATTCTAACTCATGGTACGATGCCAAATCAATCATAAACAACAATGTTTTCGTACGTTCAATATGTCGTAGGAATTTAAGACCAAGCCCTTTCCCCTCTGATGCTCCACCGATGATACCGGGAATATCTGCCATAATATACGAATCGAACTCACCGATATTGATTTGTCCGAGTTTCGGAGTCAATGTAGTAAATTCATAATTTGCCACTTCCGGACGGGCATTTGAAACTGTAGAGATCAAGGTTGACTTACCGACATTCGGAAAACCGACAAGCCCGACATCAGCGATCAATTTAAGATCAAGCCGGACAACCCGTGTAACAGCCGGTTCACCCGGCTGTGCATACATCGGTTTTTGGTTAGTTGAAGATTTAAAATGGACATTTCCAAGTCCACCGCGTCCTCCTTCTAAAAAGAGAACCTCTTTACCGTCTTCAAGAAGATCCAATAAAACTTCGCCTGTTTCGACATCAACAACCTGCGTTCCGGGTGGAACGACAACAACAAGTCGTTTACCCGCTTTACCTGCCATGTTCGAGCCGGAACCCGGCTGTCCTTTGTCGGCTTTTAGATTTTTGTTCCCTTGGAAATGGGCGAGGGTGTGTGTATTGTTATCAACTCTAAAATATACATCGCCCCCTTTACCGCCGTCACCGCCGTTTGGACCACCTTGAAGGACGTATTTTTCCCGTCTGAAAGCAACACACCCTGCTCCCCCTTTTCCGGATGAGACGGTAATTTCTACACTATCACTAAACATGGATGTCCTTAAAGTTATTTTG comes from the Sulfuricurvum sp. genome and includes:
- the obgE gene encoding GTPase ObgE — encoded protein: MFSDSVEITVSSGKGGAGCVAFRREKYVLQGGPNGGDGGKGGDVYFRVDNNTHTLAHFQGNKNLKADKGQPGSGSNMAGKAGKRLVVVVPPGTQVVDVETGEVLLDLLEDGKEVLFLEGGRGGLGNVHFKSSTNQKPMYAQPGEPAVTRVVRLDLKLIADVGLVGFPNVGKSTLISTVSNARPEVANYEFTTLTPKLGQINIGEFDSYIMADIPGIIGGASEGKGLGLKFLRHIERTKTLLFMIDLASYHELEYQYETLKQELEKFSPLLAERNFAIALTRADAMSPEEAIEKTNAFLKLVNLAPVTKSRFAFSEEYPVYEQEDFDKAFYDRTKPAFIAPISSAINLNIKPLTYALYQMVVTERK